In Rutidosis leptorrhynchoides isolate AG116_Rl617_1_P2 chromosome 6, CSIRO_AGI_Rlap_v1, whole genome shotgun sequence, the DNA window tccttagcttaaagcggtttgaaacccgaattaaaaacaccctcgtatataccttattattattaaacttaaatttaaaattataattataataaaaatataaataaattacagaaTAATATGGAAAGAGTTGTGAAGAAAATCGTCGAGCAAACtagcgtatttataatacttttccatttactgtagctcatgcgatcgcatgagttttcagtatttttgccatgcgatcgcgtggccgccttttccgtttttgtttgctagttcgtcgacatcaaatagtgtgtactatagcaaatagtgtttactgtagtaaatagtgtttactgtagcactgtagcaaaatacggtttcactgtagcaaatagtgttttactgtagcaaatagtattttactgtagcaaatagtgttttacttgtacatcttataatatatatatatatatatatatatatatatatatatatatatatatatatatatatatatatatatatatatatatgtatatttatataatattaaatcatatagagaattggtttaaattagtcgaaattttccgggtcatcacacttagtCACATTAAAACGTCACTTTTATGAATTGAGTTATTAATTTAATTGGGCTTCTACAGTTTTATTTACCTTCTAGCCTTGTATATCATGACTACATTTGACCATAATTGACCATAGCTCAAATATTTTTCTCTTTTAAAATTTTCTTCATAGATTAACATATTTAAAATTTAAATATGTTTTTTTGTTTATTTGTATTTCGAAGTATtagtataacatatatatatatatatatatatatatatatatatatatatatatatatatatatatatatatatatatatatatatatatatatatatatatatatatatatatatatatatattccataacTAGGGTAGTGTGTGATGGTTTATTGGGGACCAAATTTAGATTAAAGTGATTGATGGTGGTTGAAACTGGTTCTTGATAATGAAgattgtaaaaaataaaaaataaaataattactaaAGCACTCATGTGAACAAAACTTGAAATGGCTACACAGAAGTATTATGGGAATAAAAAAAGTTTCTATATGATATAGTCCAACAACATATCCTTCAATATAAGTCCCAAAAtccctatattttttttaaaccgaTTGGTAGTAGAGGAATTATACTTACAagtatatgcatacatttgttttatcctaTTAACATGTGGCACTTTGGTTTGCACATTTATAAACCTCCTCACAAACCTAAGTCCCTCTATTAGGCCTCCCTAACGATAGCGGGGTTCACTCATTGTTCCGCAGGACCGAGGGGTGCGCCCACGTCGCGGCGTGCACTCACTGCACTGTCCACCACATCTGGGCTTATAGGATCGTATAGTCGAACAATATCTTCTACAATATAACCTCAAGAGTCTCTCTTTTTTCTAAGCATCAATTAGTAGTAGAGAGAGTTTCTCTTAAATTTATATAGATGCATTTATTCATGTATACCACGAGCAATAGTGAAATTTTGATCTACACCCTTAGAGTCTCatctataatatatgtatatatgactaACTTTGTAgttcaatttttaaaatttttgagtcTCGTCTATAATATATGTATATGACTAACTTTGTAGTTCAATTTTTAAATTTTTTGTTTGCTAATAACAGACAGTGGAGAATTTAAATAGAGACCCATGGGGTTACAGGAAACCGCTAATTTGAAATTTTTTAGTAGAAAATACTTATAAATTGTATGAGACGCCACTAAAATGTATGACTCCATATATTTTTCAAATCTatagtaagtattttttttttaattttaaatgaCACCACTAAATTATACTACTCGGACCACATATATTTGTCTTTATAACTTTTTTGAAGATAAACTATCATTAAAATAACAATCTAATATATTTAGTATTGAAAACAAAGGTTTCTTTACTCTGGTTGGTTTAGTCTATCTTTGTTTATACGGCTCAAATTCTGTTTACAGGATCAAATTTTTTCCTTCCCTTTTTGCCATTGTACTTCATATTCTAAGATCATTACACGTAAAAAAAAATCAAGGTAAAAATTTATCCCGCAACAAAACGCGGGTCCTCAACTCTCGTTACCATCTACTATTAATTAACAACGACATGCACATACGTGACCAGTATAAATATACAGATTTTATTACAGTATAAAAGTTTACATACAAAATTAAGCAGTTTACTGCTATTTTATTTTACAAAGTTGGTTGCTAGCTAGCTATCAATAAATAGCCATTCCAGAACCACACTTGCTATAACAGCATCCTCATCGTATCAACCGAAGATTTAATTAATTGCAGTACAAATCTTACGAATTTCGCCTTGAGTCCCTGTCTTCACCTCAACATTACCCATCTTAATCATTGATCTTCCGAACTCAACGTTGAAAGTCAACCCAGCCAGTCCCCTAAGTCCAAGAAACCGTTGCACAAACCGTTGTGTCGTTGGTTCGTTCCACAACGCAGCATCGGATTCAAGTACTCCCCTTTGGTTCCTCAAATTCGAGTAGTACGAATTATCGAAGCTTCCCACACTGCCCGTGTCTAGAGGCACACGCGTTGAACCATCTCCACCATTGGGACAAAGATTTTGTAACGTGGGAAGGAATGCTGGGTCAATAGTCGGGTCGGGCCCATTGGTGTTGTTATAGTTGTATAATCTGTAGCTAAATAATGCACATGCAGCTGTACCAATTGTGTGGGCTCCtggaaatcaattaaacacatgagtCACATTTAAATTTCGTTAAAAATTTTACTTCCTCAACTCCACCGAAATACCTGTCCCCTAAGAATTTCATTACATTTATATAATAGTACTACGTTTGATAAATGTCAGTtttatctttatattttttttcaagCGAACAATTATCTTGAAAGATATATAAATGTTAAGATATATATAGACAATTTTTTTGGACGAATGGAATATTTGACAATTGGTGGTCTATATATATTTGACTTACCACTAAGGGCAACAAGATCTTGGGTGTTAAGACCTTTGTCACTGAACTTTTTGATCAGAACGTTAATCGGGTCATTGAAAGCGGGCAGGTTTGCGGTGTCAGTCGCCTGTGAAACTCTGCCATCTCTGCGGCCTAATGGCACTGGCCACCCTGTTCCTCCGGTCTGCACGACAGAATCACGGGCAGCAAGGGCAAGAATGTCAGCACATGAGACCACTCCAGGACAAGCTGCTTCGAGCTGAGTCTTTGCAGCATCGATGACTTCAAAGCCTCTCAACAGTGAGTTAGGGCCCCCGGTTTTCTCAGACGCTGAACCATCGATAAGAATAGATGCATCACAACCATTAACGAAGCAATCGTGAAAGAACATTCTTAGTAAACCAGGTGCGATTGTCGGGTTAGAACGGACAGCTGTTTGCACGGCGGTCTGCACGATGGTTTCGACCCTTGGGCATGAGGTCCGGTAAAACCCAACCCGGGTGCCTTGGCCTAGTGCCATGGTGACAAAGGTGGCTAACAAAATAACAAACAAGATAACATTTTTGTTATGGGAAGGAACCTCCATATCTAGATATCTTTTATTCCCTTCTGTTTTGAAAAATTTGTGGTTGTAATTGATATAAGTACGTGTTGGATATTGTTTTATGTTCTAATGTGAGATAGAACATAGATGAAGAGGGTATTTATAGTGTTTGGGAGTGGGGTGTGTGTTGAAAAGTCAAAGGTGGTGATAAAAGTCAAACGAAGTCGGCCACGAGGCATGCATGTAAAGAAAGCTTAAGAGAGGCAGAGAAAACTTCGAACTTAATTCGAACATGTACGTCCATAAGTTGATGAAGACAGCTCATGATGTCTTTCATATAAACTTAATCAAAGGAAATATATATTATATGTCTAAAAAGGTGAATTCCGTGTTATCTATTGTGAACGGAATaggaattttataaattattatggGTATTGTTTATTCCTTTTAAATTTGCTTTTAGATTACGAAATGGAGAAATATTCTTTATTTTATCTAAATCTTAAATTCAATACAAATTTGCTAATGACtactctgatttttttttttttttttttttttttttgtgactcAGGAACCCCCCTACGAACGAATCCTTTGGACTCCCCCGCAGAGGGTAAACCTGGGGGAACGAGCCTGCTGAGCGCCAGACACGCTACCGGGTGAATTGCCTGTGAAGGCACTCCTCACAACAACCTCCCATTTTGAACGAGCGACCGAAGCCAGACTCGAACCCGGGTGGGTTGCAGGGTGGAGCAACTCAGTGATCATCCAAGCTAAGCCCGGATGGTTACTACTCTGATTTATAATtgtataattttgatagaccagtGCAATTTCTTTCTTAAAAGTAGTCCAGGTTTAGACATTAAGAGCACTGAgagtggtgactgaggtcacttggcatgtcaggcgtgatttgctgagtcagaaaaagtgaggagtggtgacctatgtcagttaatgtgttagttagtgtgttaaaataatattttattatatttaataatgtattcatttgaaaaaaaaaagcaaaaaaaaaaaatgtggtaACCTCCGTCGCCTATGCGACTGACATGGGGGAGACTT includes these proteins:
- the LOC139851636 gene encoding peroxidase N1-like yields the protein MEVPSHNKNVILFVILLATFVTMALGQGTRVGFYRTSCPRVETIVQTAVQTAVRSNPTIAPGLLRMFFHDCFVNGCDASILIDGSASEKTGGPNSLLRGFEVIDAAKTQLEAACPGVVSCADILALAARDSVVQTGGTGWPVPLGRRDGRVSQATDTANLPAFNDPINVLIKKFSDKGLNTQDLVALSGAHTIGTAACALFSYRLYNYNNTNGPDPTIDPAFLPTLQNLCPNGGDGSTRVPLDTGSVGSFDNSYYSNLRNQRGVLESDAALWNEPTTQRFVQRFLGLRGLAGLTFNVEFGRSMIKMGNVEVKTGTQGEIRKICTAIN